Genomic segment of Bacteroidota bacterium:
CTGCCCGTTCACAACAATATCACTCAGGTAAAAACTTGTTCCAAGGTTTCTGTCGAATAACAGGAGAATGGCGCCTGATAATAATACAGGGAACGATAATACGCCAAGTACTGCGGTAAAGAACATAGCCCAGATAGGAAGAGGCAAACGAGTCATGCTCATTCCTCTTGTACGCATGTTCAGAATAGTGGTGATATAGTTCAAACCGCCAAGCAATGATGATACAATAAACATCGCCATACTTATCAACCATAAGTCAGTACCAATTTTACTTCCCTGGCCAGCATCATGCAATGCACTTAGCGGAGGATACATTGTCCATCCACCACTTGCAGGACCTGTTTGTACAAACAATGATGAGATCATTATTATACTGGCAATAAAGAAGAACCAGTAAGAAAGCATATTAAGGAATGGCGAAGCCATATCTCTTGCACCGATCTGCAAGGGAATAAGAATGTTTGCGAATGTGCCCGACAAACCTGCTGTCAATACAAAGAACACCAACACGGTGCCGTGCATAGTGATCAGTGCATAATAAAACTCTGGAGTGATGACACCACCTGCTGCATTTTTACCAAAGAAGGTTTCCAATATCGGGAAAGTTTGTCCTGGGAAACCTAATTGCAAACGGAATAATACAGAAAACAAACCACCAATAATAGCCCAAACGATACCAGTAATTAAAAACTGTTTACCGATTGTTTTATGATCCTGACTGAATACGTATTTGGTGATAAATGTTTCTTTGTGGTGTGCATGATGCTCATCATGATGAACTTCATGGGTAGTTACCACTTCCGGATGTGCTGCGTTACTCATAATCTTTTTATTTAAACCGGCTTATTGAAAAGCCGTAACATTATTTTTTTATTTCAACCTGTGCAATTGGTTTTGCAACAGTATTTGAATCAGCCTTCATTTCGGGTTTTTGTTTTGAATCCATCATTTCAACATACTTCGGTTTTTGTGAAGCCATCCACAGGTCAAATTCTTCCTGCGATTCCACAATAACCGTTCCTCTCATACGTGTATGGCCTGAGCCACACATCTGGTCACATGATATTTCATATGTAAAATCAGGCCTGCCTGTTTCTTTTGCCATTTGTTTGCTGGTCTTTGTCGGTGTAAACCACATAGTAGTTGGCATACCGGGTACAGCATCCATCTTCATACGAAAATGTGCAAGACCTACGTCGTGAATTACATCTTTAGCATAGATCACCAATCTTACCGGCTTGTTCACTACCAGGTGCATTTCGCCTGAACCATACACATCATCCCTGTTATTTATATCATCCCAAACCTGGCCCAGCGGGTTTTCCGGTGTTGTTAATTTATAAAACTTTTTACCCAGCACACCATCTTTACCCGGATAGCGGAATTCCCATTTGAATTGCGAACCTGTTACTTCAACCATCCTGGCATTAGCAGGTGCATCACCGGTAATTCTGAACCAGTAAATAATTCCAAAACCAACCAATATAGTTAATGCAATAGCAGGGATCACTGTCCAGATAACTTCCAGTTTATTATTATGCGGATAGTAGTATGCTTTTCTATTATCAGACTCCTGGTATTTGAATGCAAACCAGAATAATGCAATTTGTGTAATAAAGAAAACAATACCTGTAATGATCAGTGTAATTTTCATCATCTGGTCGATCAATATACCATGATCAGATGCTGCGCTGCCAAATGAAAGTATTTTTCCTTCCAGTCTTTCATTACAATAAAACACACCGATAATGCCCAATATTAAAAATGCCAGTAACAGAAATGCATTTACCCGGTTATTCTGTTTGCGGGTTTTTTCTTCGCCACGCAACACACTTACGTATTCACTTGCCTTGGCTATCTGAAACACAATCAGAAAGCCCAGCGCCAGGATTGCTACAATAAAAAAGACTTGCATATTCTTTAATTCAGTTATTTAATATTCAATTTTCTTTCCCAGATCCAATCAACTAAGTATGATGTATTACACTCTCTTTTATAAATGGATGATTCTTCGCCAACAACGGATGCTTTGCCAATGAGCGGCCCACAACAAACATGATCAGTCCTACAAAACCTAATCCTATTGCGAGATCATAAAACATAAGCGGTACATGTGTTTCTCCCGTTGCATGATCTTTCATCGGGCTGGGGAATACCATTTGGAAGAAATCCAGCCAGTGACCGAAGATGATCAATATCGACATGAACGTTATTGTTCCATAATTTCTTTTTGAACCTCTTCTCATTAATATTAACAACGGAGCAATGAAGTTGATGATTAACATCATCCAGAAAATTCCGCTATAAGGACCTTGTGCCCTTGGTTTGAAATAAATTGTTTCCTCAGGAATATTTGCATACCAGATCAGCATGAACTGTGAATACCAGAGATAAGTCCAGAAAATAGAAAAGGCAAACATGAACTTACCTATATCATGCAGATGTTCTTCATTTGTCAG
This window contains:
- a CDS encoding cytochrome c oxidase subunit II: MQVFFIVAILALGFLIVFQIAKASEYVSVLRGEEKTRKQNNRVNAFLLLAFLILGIIGVFYCNERLEGKILSFGSAASDHGILIDQMMKITLIITGIVFFITQIALFWFAFKYQESDNRKAYYYPHNNKLEVIWTVIPAIALTILVGFGIIYWFRITGDAPANARMVEVTGSQFKWEFRYPGKDGVLGKKFYKLTTPENPLGQVWDDINNRDDVYGSGEMHLVVNKPVRLVIYAKDVIHDVGLAHFRMKMDAVPGMPTTMWFTPTKTSKQMAKETGRPDFTYEISCDQMCGSGHTRMRGTVIVESQEEFDLWMASQKPKYVEMMDSKQKPEMKADSNTVAKPIAQVEIKK